The Pseudomonas sp. FP198 genomic interval GGATCTTCGCCGAAGGGGCCTTTTCCCAGGCCTTCGTGCCGATCCTGGCCGAATACAAAAGCCAGAAGGGCGACGAGGCGACCCGCACTTTCATCGCTTATGTGACCGGTTTGCTGACGCTGGTGCTGGCGCTGGTCACCGCGGCCGGCATGCTCGCCGCGCCTTGGGTGATCTGGGCCACCGCGCCAGGTTTCACCGACACGCCGGAAAAATTCCAGCTCACCTCCGACCTGTTGCGGGTGACCTTTCCTTATATATTGCTGATTTCCCTGTCATCGCTGGCCGGGGCGATCCTCAATACCTGGAACCGTTTCTCGGTGCCGGCCTTCGTGCCGACGCTGCTCAATGTCAGCATGATCGTCTTCGCGCTGTTCCTGACGCCGTACTTCGATCCGCCGGTGATGGCCCTGGGTTGGGCGGTGCTGGTCGGCGGCCTGGCGCAATTGCTCTATCAACTGCCCCACCTGAAAAAGATCGGCATGCTGGTACTGCCGCGCCTGAACTTGCGCGACAGCGGCGTATGGCGCGTGATGAAGCAGATGCTGCCGGCCATTCTCGGGGTATCGGTGAGCCAGATTTCGCTGATCATCAACACTATCTTCGCCTCGTTCCTGGTGGCCGGTTCGGTCTCGTGGATGTACTACGCCGACCGCTTGATGGAGCTGCCCTCCGGCGTACTGGGCGTGGCGCTGGGCACGATTCTGCTGCCTACCCTGGCCAAGACCTACGCCAGCCAGGACCGTCATGAATACTCGCGCATCCTCGACTGGGGCCTGCGCCTGTGCTTCGTGCTGGTCCTGCCTTGTGCCCTGGCGCTGGGGATCCTTGCCGAGCCGCTGACGGTTTCGCTGTTCCAGTATGGCCAGTTCAATGCGTTTGACGCCTTGATGACCCAGCGCGCGCTGATCGCCTATTCGGTGGGCTTGCTTGGAATCATTGTGATCAAGGTCCTGGCGCCGGGTTTCTATGCCCAGCAGAACATCCGCACGCCGGTGAAAATCGCCATCTTTACCTTGGTGATGACCCAGCTGTTCAACCTGCTGCTCATCGGACCCCTGGCCCATGCCGGCCTGGCCCTGGCGATCAGCGCCGGTGCCTGCCTCAACGCCGGGCTGCTGTTCTACCAGTTGCGCAAACAGAAGATGTATCAGCCGCAGCCCGGCTGGGCCAGGTTCGGCCTCAAGCTGCTGATCGCCGTGGCGGTGATGTCGGCGGTGTTGCTGGCGGGGATGCATTTCATGCCGGCCTGGGGCGAAGGGCAGATGCTCGAGCGCTTCCTGCGCCTTGGCGTGCTGGTCGTGGCCGGCGTGGTGGCTTATTTCGGCATGTTGCTGCTGATGGGATTCCGTCTGCGCGACTTCAATCGCAAGGCCTTGAGCTGAACGGTTGCCTTCGATAATCCCGGGCCGGACGGCGGTTTTGTCGGTTCGATCACTTTGGGTTACGGTGTTGCCTGTCGCCGACCGCCGGGTGTGGTTATAATCGGCCACTTTATGAGCAAGAAGCGCGTTATGCAGCTGGTTCGAGGCCTCCACAACCTGCGTCCCCGGCATCGGGGCTGTGTCGCCACTATTGGCAACTTCGACGGTGTTCACCGTGGCCACCAGGCTATCCTGGCGCGGCTGCGCGAGCGTGCGCTGGAGTTGGGCCTGCCCAGCTGCGTGGTGATCTTCGAGCCGCAACCCCGGGAGTTCTTCGCTCCGGACACCGCTCCGGCGCGTCTGGCCCGGTTGCGTGACAAACTGCAACTGTTGGCCGCCGAAGGCGTCGATCGGGTCCTCTGCCTGGCTTTCAACCAGCGCCTGAGCCAGCTCAGCGCCGCCGAGTTCGTCGATACCATCCTGGTGGACGGTCTCGACGTGAAGCACCTGGAAGTCGGCGACGATTTTCGTTTCGGCTGCGACCGGGCAGGGGATTTCGATTACCTGCAACAGGCCGGCATCGCCCAGGGCTTCACCGTCGAAGCGGCACAGACCGTCGAAATGGACGGTTTGCGCGTCAGCAGCACCCAGGTCCGCAATGCCCTGGCGGCGGCGGATTTCGAATTGGCCGAGCGCTTGCTCGGCCGGCCGTACCGGATTGCCGGGCGGATCCTGCACGGGCAGAAACTGGCGCGCCAATTGGGCACGCCGACGGCCAACGTGCAACTCAAGCGCCGTCGCGTGCCGTTGACCGGGGTGTTCCTGGTGAGTGTCGACATCGACGGCAAGACCTGGCCCGGCGTTGCCAATATCGGCGTACGCCCCACGGTGCAGGGGGATGGCAAGGCCCATCTCGAAGTACACATTCTGGATTTTGCCGGCGATCTGTATGACCGGCGTTTGACGGTGGTTTTCCACCAGAAGCTGCGTGAAGAGCAGCGTTTTGCCTCTCTGGAGGCGCTCAAGACGGCGATCCATGCAGATATCGCCGCCGCCCGTGCCCTTGTCGCAACCAGCGCCAATCGCTAATGAAGAGCCTTAAATGACCGACTATAAAGCCACGCTAAACCTTCCGGACACCGCCTTCCCAATGAAGGCCGGCCTGCCTCAGCGCGAACCACAGATTCTGCAGCGTTGGGACAGCATTGGCCTGTACGGAAAGTTGCGCGAAATTGGCAAGGATCGTCCGAAGTTCGTCCTGCACGACGGCCCTCCGTACGCCAACGGCACCATCCACATCGGTCACGCGTTGAACAAGATTCTCAAGGACATGATCATCCGCTCCAAGACCCTGTCGGGTTTTGACGCGCCTTATGTTCCGGGCTGGGATTGCCACGGCTTGCCGATCGAGCACAAGGTCGAAGTGACCCACGGCAAGAACCTGGGCGCCGACAAGACCCGCGAGCTGTGCCGTGCCTACGCCACCGAGCAGATCGAAGGGCAGAAGTCCGAATTCATCCGTCTCGGCGTGCTGGGCGACTTCGCCAATCCGTACAAGACCATGGATTTCAAGAACGAAGCCGGTGAAATCCGCGCCCTGGCGAAAATCGTCGAGGGCGGCTTCGTGTTCAAGGGCTTGAAACCGGTCAACTGGTGCTTCGACTGCGGTTCGGCCCTGGCCGAGGCGGAAGTCGAGTACGAGAACAAGAAGTCCTCGACCATCGACGTCGCGTTCCCGATCGCCGATGAAGACAAACTTGCCGCCGCTTTCGGCCTGGGCAAGCTGGCCAAGCCGGCCGCCATCGTGATCTGGACCACCACCCCGTGGACCATCCCGGCCAACCAGGCGCTGAACGTCCATCCGGAATTCAACTACGCCCTGGTCGACGTCGGCGACAGGCTGCTGGTGCTGGCCGAAGAGCTGGTCGAATCCTGCCTGGCCCGCTACAGCCTGGAAGGTTCGGTGATTGCCACCGCGCCAGGTTCGGCGTTGGAGCTGATCAACTTCCGTCATCCGTTCTATGACCGCCTGTCGCCGGTGTACCTGGCCGACTACGTGGAACTGGGCGCTGGCACTGGCGTGGTTCACTCCGCGCCGGCCTATGGCGTCGACGACTTCGTGACCTGCAAGAAATACGGCATGGTCAACGACGACATCCTCAATCCGGTGCAGAGCAATGGCGTCTACGTGCCGTCGCTGGAGTTCTTTGGCGGCCAGTTCATCTGGAAAGCCAACCCGGCCATCGTCGACAAGCTGACCGAAGTCGGCGCGCTGCTGCACACCACCGTCATCGAACACAGCTACATGCACTGCTGGCGCCACAAGACTCCGCTGATCTACCGCGCGACCGCGCAGTGGTTCATCGGCATGGACAAGCAGCCAACCAGCGGCGACAGCCTGCGCCAGCGTTCGCTCAAGGCCATCGAAGAAACCCAATTCGTTCCGGCCTGGGGGCAGGCGCGCCTGCACTCGATGATCGCCAACCGTCCGGACTGGTGCATCTCCCGCCAGCGCAACTGGGGCGTGCCGATCCCGTTCTTCCTGAACAAGGAAAGCGGCGAGCTGCACCCGCGCACCGTCGAACTGATGGAAGAAGTTGCCAAGCGCGTTGAAGCCGAAGGCATCGAAGCCTGGTTCAAGCTCGATGCCGCCGAGCTGCTCGGCGACGAAGCGCCGCTGTACGACAAGATCAGCGACACCCTCGACGTCTGGTTCGATTCCGGCACCACTCATTGGCACGTGTTGCGCGGCTCGCACCCGATGGGCCACGAGAACGGCCCGCGCGCCGACCTGTACCTGGAAGGTTCGGACCAGCACCGTGGCTGGTTCCACTCGTCCTTGCTGACCGGTTGCGCCATCGACAACCACGCGCCGTACCGCGAGCTGCTGACCCACGGTTTCACCGTTGATGAGGCCGGTCGCAAGATGTCCAAGTCCCTGGGCAACGTGATCGCGCCGCAGAAAGTCAACGACACCCTTGGCGCCGACATCATGCGCCTGTGGGTCGCGTCCACCGATTATTCCGGCGAGATGGCCGTTTCCGACCAGATCCTTCAGCGTAGCGCGGACGCCTACCGGCGGATCCGCAACACCGCGCGCTTCCTGCTCTCGAACCTGACCGGTTTCAATCCGGCCACCGACCTGCTGCCGGCCGAAGACATGCTTGCGCTGGACCGCTGGGCCGTGGACCGCACCTTGCTGCTGCAACGTGAATTGCAGGAACACTACGGTGAATACCGTTTCTGGAACGTCTACTCGAAAATCCACAACTTCTGCGTGCAGGAGCTTGGCGGTTTCTACCTCGACATCATCAAGGACCGCCAGTACACCACCGGCGCCAACAGCAAGGCGCGTCGTTCGTGCCAGACCGCGCTGTTCCACATCAGCGAGGCGCTGGTGCGCTGGATCGCGCCGATCCTGGCGTTCACCGCCGACGAATTGTGGGAATACCTGCCGGGCGAGCGCAACGAATCGGTGATGCTCAACACCTGGTACGAAGGCCTGACCGAACTGCCGCAAGGCTTCGAGCTGGACCGTGCGTATTGGGACCGGATCATGGCGGTCAAGGCGGCGGTCAACAAGGAAATGGAAATCCAGCGGGCGGCCAAGGCTGTCGGCGGCAACCTGCAGGCTGAAGTGACCCTTTACGCCGAAGAGGCGCTGGGCGCTGATCTGGCCAAGCTGGGCAACGAGCTGCGCTTCGTGCTGATCACCTCGACCGCCAGCGTCGCGCCGCTGGTGCAGGCGCCGGCCGATGCGGTGGTCACCGAGGTAAGCGGCCTGAAGCTCAAGGTGGTCAAGTCGGGCTTCGTCAAGTGCGCCCGTTGCTGGCACTGCCGCGAAGACGTCGGCGTGAACCCGGAGCATCCGGAAATCTGCGGTCGTTGCGTCGACAACATCAGCGGTACGGGCGAGGTTCGCCACTATGCCTGATGTGGCGGCTAATGCAGCGGGCCGTTTCGGACGGCTGGGCTGGCTCTGGTTGAGCGTGCTGGTACTGGTCATCGACCAGGCCAGCAAGTACTACTTCGAGAGCTCTTTGACCATGTACCAGCAGATCGTGGTCATTCCCGACTACTTCAGCTGGACCCTGGCCTACAACACCGGCGCGGCGTTCAGCTTCCTGGCGGACAGTTCGGGCTGGCAGCGTTGGCTGTTCGCCCTGATTGCCATTGTGGTCAGCGCCGTGCTGGTGGTCTGGCTCAAGCGCCTGGGGCGTGACGAGACCTGGCTGGCGGTGGCGCTGGCGCTGGTCCTCGGTGGTGCGCTGGGTAACCTGTACGACCGGATTGCCTTGGGCCATGTAATCGATTTCATCCTGGTGCATTGGCAGAACCGCTGGTACTTCCCGGCGTTCAACATTGCCGACAGTGCCATCAGCGTGGGCGCCGTGATGCTCGCCCTGGATATGTTCAAGAGCAAGAAAACCGGAGAAGCCGTCCATGACTGAGCAGCGTATCGCTCAAAACACCGAAGTGAAGCTGCACTTCGCCCTGCACCTGGAAAATGGTGACACCGTCGACAGCACGTTCGACAAGGCGCCGGCGGTGTTCAAGGTCGGCGACGGCAACCTGCTGCCGGGTTTTGAAGCGGCGATCTTCGGTTTCAAGGCCGGCGACAAGCGCACCGTGGTGGTTCCTCCGGAAAATGCCTTTGGTCAGCCCAACCCGCAAAACGTGCAGACCATGCCACGCTCGCAGTTCCAGGACATGGAGCTGTCCGAGGGCCTGCTGGTGATCTTCAATGACGCGGCCAACGCCGAGCTGCCGGGTGTGGTGAAAGCTTTTGACGATGCCGAGGTGACCGTGGACTTCAACCACCCACTGGCGGGCAAGACCTTGAGCTTCGAGGTGGAAATCCTTGAGGTCAGGGCGGTTTAATATTTTTGCAGGCAGTTCCTGCTGCCACTCGGTTCACTGTGGGAGCGAGCTTGCTCGCGATGGCGACGTCACTTTTAATACAGGGGTGACTGGCCCACCGCAATCGCGAGCAAGCTCGCTCCCACACTGAATTGCACCGATTCAGTTTTTTGCGCAAGACACGAGGCACAGCATGCAAATCAAACTCGCCAACCCCCGTGGCTTCTGCGCTGGCGTGGACCGGGCGATCGAAATCGTCAACCGCGCCCTGGAAGTCTTCGGACCGCCGATCTACGTGCGTCATGAAGTGGTCCACAACAAGTTCGTCGTCGAGGACCTGCGCAGCCGTGGGGCCATCTTCGTCGAAGAACTGGACCAGGTGCCGGACGATGTCATCGTGATCTTCAGCGCCCACGGCGTTTCCCAGGCGGTGCGTACCGAAGCTGCCGGCCGTGGCCTGAAAGTGTTCGATGCTACGTGCCCGTTGGTTACCAAGGTCCACATCGAGGTGGCGCGGTACAGCCGTGACGGTCGCGAATGCATCCTGATCGGCCATGAAGGCCACCCGGAAGTTGAAGGCACCATGGGTCAGTACGACGCCAGCAATGGCGGCGCGATCTACTTGGTCGAAGACGAAGAAGACGTCGCGGCCTTGCAGGTTCGCAACCCGGAAAAGCTGGCTTTCGTTACGCAGACTACCTTGTCCATGGACGACACCAGCCGGGTGATCGACGCCCTGCGCGCGCGCTTCCCGGCCATCGGCGGGCCGCGCAAGGACGACATCTGCTACGCGACCCAGAACCGTCAGGACGCGGTCAAGCAACTGGCCAACGAGTGCGATGTGGTCCTGGTGGTCGGCAGCCCGAACAGCTCCAACTCCAACCGCTTGCGCGAGCTGGCCGAACGCATGTCGACCCCGGCCTACCTGATCGACGGCGCCGAGGACATGCAGCGCAGCTGGTTCGACGGTGTCGAGCGGATCGGCATCACCGCCGGTGCCTCCGCGCCGGAAGTCCTCGTCCGCGGGGTGATCGAGCAGTTGCAGGCCTGGGGCGCAACGGGCGCCGACGAGCTGGCGGGTCGCGAGGAAAACATTACGTTCTCGATGCCGAAAGAGCTGCGGGTCCGCTCCCTGCTTTGAGTCCTTTTTCACACAGGGCCTGCTCGGCCTTGATACTTTCCAGGCGGACGCGACCGGAGGGCGCCAGGATCACCTGGTGATGGCTGACCGGCCCGCGTCTGGCGCAGACATGCAGCGTGCCTGCCTGGAACGCGCCGTCGAGGTGCAGGGCTTCTCCCTGGCCGCCGAACCTCACCCGGCGTTTTACTGGCGAGTTGCCAACCACCCGAGCATGACCGCTGCGCTCCCTCAGCAAGCTTTGCTCCTTGTTGTCCAGCGTGATCCGCCAGCCCTTGCCCCAATCATTGTCGATTCCCTGGATCAAGATGCGGCGGTTGCGCGTGATGGCTTCGCTGCGGGCAAAACGCAACCCGCTGATCAGCAACCGGGCGGTATCCTCGCGTTCGATGGACTCGATCAGCTCTTTGTAGCTTGCACCGGCCCACGGCAGAACAATTGCGGCAATCGCCAGTCCCATGAGCAGTTCGATCAGGGTGAAGCCCTGTTGATGCATGACGTCTCCTCCCTGGAGAGCGTGAAGCGGATTTAAGGCTTATGAATCGTTGTGGCACTTCGCATACGGCGACGGTTTGTTCTAGCGTGTAGAAGCAGGTATAGCCGACGGCAACGGAGGGCATCGATGGATCTTCGTACAAAAGGTTTCACGCTGATCGAGGTGTTGGTGGCCCTCGGCGTGCTGCTGATCCTGATCACCATGGCGGTGCCGTCGTTCACCGGCTCGCTGCAAAGTACCAAGGCCGATACCGAGATCGGCGACTTGCGCAGGGCCTTGAACTTCGCGCGAATGGAAGCGATCAATCGTGGCATCACCACGCGCATTCGTCCCACCACCCAGGGCGGAGCCTGGAGCGGTGAATTGATGGTGTATGACAACACTGGCAACCCGGCCAATCCGACCAATGTATTGCGGGTTGTTCCAGCGATGGGCAGTGGCGTGACTCTGACGCTAACCTCAGAAGTGACCAACATTGATTTCAACAACCTGGGCGGGTTATCGGCACCGACCACGCCGGTGGGCTTCAATTACGTGAGAGGGGCGCAGAGCAGGACGCTCAATGTCTGCCTCAATGGACGAATCGTATTGGGTGGAAATTGCGGATGAAGGATTGCAGTAAAACGGCGCAGGAGGGCATGACGCTCATCGAGGTGCTGGTGGCGATGCTGATTCTCGGCGTGGGTTTGCTGGGGGCGGCGATGGTCCAGCTCAATGCTCTCAAATACACCGACAGCTCGCGCATGACCAGCCAGGCCAGCTTCATCGCCTACGACCTGCTGGACCGCATCCGGGCCAATTCCGGCGCCGACTACACCATCACGCCGCCGAGCTCGCCGAACCTCAACGTGGCCCGGGACCAGGATCTTTATGACTTCAAGACCAATATCGTCGCTTTCGGCGGCGCCACGGCCACCGGCACGGTTGCGCTGAACCAGCGGGTCTACACCATCACCATTTCCTGGGACGACGCCCGGGCTGCCAACACGACCAACGCGGCCGAGGCGCGACGCAGCTTTGTGCTGACCAGCCGGGTCGCTGTCGATCCATTGGCGACGACGCCATGAACCGGCATAGCCGGGGTTTCGGGCTGATCGAATTGATGATCGCGCTGGTCATCAGCCTGATCGTCGTGCTGGGCGTCGTGCAGATTTTCATCGC includes:
- the murJ gene encoding murein biosynthesis integral membrane protein MurJ, with translation MNLLKSLAAVSSITMLSRILGFVRDTLIARIFGAGMATDAFFIAFKLPNLLRRIFAEGAFSQAFVPILAEYKSQKGDEATRTFIAYVTGLLTLVLALVTAAGMLAAPWVIWATAPGFTDTPEKFQLTSDLLRVTFPYILLISLSSLAGAILNTWNRFSVPAFVPTLLNVSMIVFALFLTPYFDPPVMALGWAVLVGGLAQLLYQLPHLKKIGMLVLPRLNLRDSGVWRVMKQMLPAILGVSVSQISLIINTIFASFLVAGSVSWMYYADRLMELPSGVLGVALGTILLPTLAKTYASQDRHEYSRILDWGLRLCFVLVLPCALALGILAEPLTVSLFQYGQFNAFDALMTQRALIAYSVGLLGIIVIKVLAPGFYAQQNIRTPVKIAIFTLVMTQLFNLLLIGPLAHAGLALAISAGACLNAGLLFYQLRKQKMYQPQPGWARFGLKLLIAVAVMSAVLLAGMHFMPAWGEGQMLERFLRLGVLVVAGVVAYFGMLLLMGFRLRDFNRKALS
- a CDS encoding GspH/FimT family pseudopilin, whose product is MHQQGFTLIELLMGLAIAAIVLPWAGASYKELIESIEREDTARLLISGLRFARSEAITRNRRILIQGIDNDWGKGWRITLDNKEQSLLRERSGHARVVGNSPVKRRVRFGGQGEALHLDGAFQAGTLHVCARRGPVSHHQVILAPSGRVRLESIKAEQALCEKGLKAGSGPAALSASRT
- the ribF gene encoding bifunctional riboflavin kinase/FAD synthetase, which translates into the protein MQLVRGLHNLRPRHRGCVATIGNFDGVHRGHQAILARLRERALELGLPSCVVIFEPQPREFFAPDTAPARLARLRDKLQLLAAEGVDRVLCLAFNQRLSQLSAAEFVDTILVDGLDVKHLEVGDDFRFGCDRAGDFDYLQQAGIAQGFTVEAAQTVEMDGLRVSSTQVRNALAAADFELAERLLGRPYRIAGRILHGQKLARQLGTPTANVQLKRRRVPLTGVFLVSVDIDGKTWPGVANIGVRPTVQGDGKAHLEVHILDFAGDLYDRRLTVVFHQKLREEQRFASLEALKTAIHADIAAARALVATSANR
- the ileS gene encoding isoleucine--tRNA ligase, producing MTDYKATLNLPDTAFPMKAGLPQREPQILQRWDSIGLYGKLREIGKDRPKFVLHDGPPYANGTIHIGHALNKILKDMIIRSKTLSGFDAPYVPGWDCHGLPIEHKVEVTHGKNLGADKTRELCRAYATEQIEGQKSEFIRLGVLGDFANPYKTMDFKNEAGEIRALAKIVEGGFVFKGLKPVNWCFDCGSALAEAEVEYENKKSSTIDVAFPIADEDKLAAAFGLGKLAKPAAIVIWTTTPWTIPANQALNVHPEFNYALVDVGDRLLVLAEELVESCLARYSLEGSVIATAPGSALELINFRHPFYDRLSPVYLADYVELGAGTGVVHSAPAYGVDDFVTCKKYGMVNDDILNPVQSNGVYVPSLEFFGGQFIWKANPAIVDKLTEVGALLHTTVIEHSYMHCWRHKTPLIYRATAQWFIGMDKQPTSGDSLRQRSLKAIEETQFVPAWGQARLHSMIANRPDWCISRQRNWGVPIPFFLNKESGELHPRTVELMEEVAKRVEAEGIEAWFKLDAAELLGDEAPLYDKISDTLDVWFDSGTTHWHVLRGSHPMGHENGPRADLYLEGSDQHRGWFHSSLLTGCAIDNHAPYRELLTHGFTVDEAGRKMSKSLGNVIAPQKVNDTLGADIMRLWVASTDYSGEMAVSDQILQRSADAYRRIRNTARFLLSNLTGFNPATDLLPAEDMLALDRWAVDRTLLLQRELQEHYGEYRFWNVYSKIHNFCVQELGGFYLDIIKDRQYTTGANSKARRSCQTALFHISEALVRWIAPILAFTADELWEYLPGERNESVMLNTWYEGLTELPQGFELDRAYWDRIMAVKAAVNKEMEIQRAAKAVGGNLQAEVTLYAEEALGADLAKLGNELRFVLITSTASVAPLVQAPADAVVTEVSGLKLKVVKSGFVKCARCWHCREDVGVNPEHPEICGRCVDNISGTGEVRHYA
- the fkpB gene encoding FKBP-type peptidyl-prolyl cis-trans isomerase, which gives rise to MTEQRIAQNTEVKLHFALHLENGDTVDSTFDKAPAVFKVGDGNLLPGFEAAIFGFKAGDKRTVVVPPENAFGQPNPQNVQTMPRSQFQDMELSEGLLVIFNDAANAELPGVVKAFDDAEVTVDFNHPLAGKTLSFEVEILEVRAV
- the lspA gene encoding signal peptidase II codes for the protein MPDVAANAAGRFGRLGWLWLSVLVLVIDQASKYYFESSLTMYQQIVVIPDYFSWTLAYNTGAAFSFLADSSGWQRWLFALIAIVVSAVLVVWLKRLGRDETWLAVALALVLGGALGNLYDRIALGHVIDFILVHWQNRWYFPAFNIADSAISVGAVMLALDMFKSKKTGEAVHD
- the ispH gene encoding 4-hydroxy-3-methylbut-2-enyl diphosphate reductase, translated to MQIKLANPRGFCAGVDRAIEIVNRALEVFGPPIYVRHEVVHNKFVVEDLRSRGAIFVEELDQVPDDVIVIFSAHGVSQAVRTEAAGRGLKVFDATCPLVTKVHIEVARYSRDGRECILIGHEGHPEVEGTMGQYDASNGGAIYLVEDEEDVAALQVRNPEKLAFVTQTTLSMDDTSRVIDALRARFPAIGGPRKDDICYATQNRQDAVKQLANECDVVLVVGSPNSSNSNRLRELAERMSTPAYLIDGAEDMQRSWFDGVERIGITAGASAPEVLVRGVIEQLQAWGATGADELAGREENITFSMPKELRVRSLL
- the pilV gene encoding type IV pilus modification protein PilV, giving the protein MKDCSKTAQEGMTLIEVLVAMLILGVGLLGAAMVQLNALKYTDSSRMTSQASFIAYDLLDRIRANSGADYTITPPSSPNLNVARDQDLYDFKTNIVAFGGATATGTVALNQRVYTITISWDDARAANTTNAAEARRSFVLTSRVAVDPLATTP
- a CDS encoding GspH/FimT family pseudopilin — protein: MDLRTKGFTLIEVLVALGVLLILITMAVPSFTGSLQSTKADTEIGDLRRALNFARMEAINRGITTRIRPTTQGGAWSGELMVYDNTGNPANPTNVLRVVPAMGSGVTLTLTSEVTNIDFNNLGGLSAPTTPVGFNYVRGAQSRTLNVCLNGRIVLGGNCG